Part of the Anguilla rostrata isolate EN2019 chromosome 10, ASM1855537v3, whole genome shotgun sequence genome, CTGTGCCTAGCTGTCCTAGCAGTGTACATCAGATCTTTGGCACTAATGTAACtggctgttatttatttattttatttttttttgccaccaaTGACATCTGAGTTAGAAGCTGATGGCTCGCGTGGTTGGCAGTGACCTCTTGTGAGACAGTGCCTCTTTAGAACCCACGGTGGCTGTGAGCTGGCAGAGGGGTCGTCCAGCATCCTAACTACCTACGCTCCAACAAAGCACTGACAGTCCAGTTCAAGCCTTCATTCATTTCTGCCGGAAGCACTTTGCTCATTTGAAGCATCCAGCGTAGCTTCCATCCAGACCTTGTGTTGTTGCagccttcttctttttttattttcttgtaagAAGAATGCCCCCAATTTCAGAGCGGTTTGTCAACACGTTGAGACGTGGGCAAAGAGACAGGTGCCTCCCCTTAATTAGAACCTGGATCAGGGGAAGTGTCAGTGCCTAAGATTGGCCCTCGTTAAAAACGAAAGCTGCTCTTTGTCGGAAGGTGGCATGCGGGAAGGCTGTTCCCGAAGTGTGAAATGCATTTGAGTCATTTGTCTGTGCGTGCTGAATGATCGTTATTTTCATTAGGTTAACACGAACAAAAGACCCATGCTCCCATTGTGAGAGGCTTTTTTTGTGACACAGCAaagtgggtttaaaaaaaaaaaagcagccagggaaaagaaaacacaaaatgttctcacaatgctgctgccatgtagtggcaatgttataGCATTGACAAGACATTCCAGCAAAGTTGAGAGAACATTTTGCGTTAGCTGAAGCTTGTCGTGGGTCATTTTGGATTCCTTACATTAATCAGTCACTCCTTTCAATTTTATGTGAAACAAGGATGAATGGAACCACTATACACAAAACATCACAACTGTATGTTGTAATTGCGCAATAAATTGTACCAGCATTTCCTTGGGTATGCAGGGCAGGAAAACGGAAACATGTTTTTCGAATTCTGGACTGTCTGTTGTGAAGATGGTGTTGCCTCTTTGTTTCTGCAGACATTTAAACGgcagtcatttaaattttagaGTCCGTGCAGAGGTTTGGCTTATCATAACTTATCAGCATGGATTGTGAAATATACTTGGGATTAGTTCTGATCGGATCAAGATATTAGGATATGTCGTCTTAAAATAAGACTGCTTTGATCCACCCCAATTCCTAGATATTTAGAGTGTAGGAGACGCTGTTGGCTAAGTCtctaaatatggaaatgaacAGTGATGTATTCATGAAATGGGTACTTGGAGAATTAGTGTTCAGTGGTTGGCAATGATTCTCAGTACTTGACAGTCAAAAGTGGAATCTcttgaaagatttttttgcagcttttgttttttattttgagcatgtTGTATATCAACACATTTCTTTGTTAGAGAAATGATTTagccaaaaaaatgtttacacaggtgctatttaaaaaaaaatctgagcaaAAACATCTTGCTAAGCTGGTATTAGAGATGCATTGGAGGGCGattttgaaaatagcattttctttGCAGGGCATTGGAATTTCACAAATTTCTTACAAACCAAATCAATTAACGCACATTCTTGTGTACAAAATGAGAATTTTGTATCTCTTATACAAGAAAATGTTGCCTTACATGAGGAAAAGTATTTAATCATGAAGGACATTATACTTCCAGTTGGactttcctttcctctctcaaATAGGATTCGATGTAACTGTCATTGCAAATGTAGGAACTGAAGAAGCGAACATTCTCTGTTAAGAATGGAATCCTTCCGGTGACaatctttatttctgtttctccctTTGTAGGCCCTGTAAGAGAAAGGGAAAGTTAAGGATGCTGGAGCAGAACAATGgatttctccttctctttcatgCAAGGGATCATGGGAAACACAATTCAACAACCACCTCAGCTTATTGACTCGGCCAATATCCGGCAGGAGGACGTGTACGATGCAGGCAGCGATGCAGGGGACGACGGGGGTCCCTCAGCCTACGAGTCGGCCTTGGAGTCGGGCTTCTCCTACCCCCCCTCGGGCTCTGAAGACCTGCCTGGCATCACCAACGGCTACCCCTCTGTGGGGCTGTACGAGCCCCAGGCCAAATACGCCATGTACTCGCAGTTCTCCAACGGCTCGGCCAACGGCTACGGCGCCATCCGCGGCTACGGGGACCACTGCCTGTTGCCGGGGGAGGGCACGGTGCTGAGGGCCCCCGTGGTCCAGGagaaacccccctcccctgctccccacctccaccacccccacctccatcaccaccaccaccaccaccaccaccccgctCACCCGCTCCATCCCCacagccccccgcccctgcaCGTTCAGCaccacccggccccgccccacctcaTGGCCCACAtgcagccccctcccccgcccttactcctgccctcctcccctcccgccccctcgccGATGGACAGCGCCCCGCCTCACCCCCCTACGCTGCCGCCCAACGCGACCGCCGCCGCCCCCAAAAAGACCAGCTCCCCCGAAATCAAGCTGAAGATCATCAAGACGTACCAGAACGGGCGGGAGCTCTTCGAGTCCTCGCTGTGCGGGGACCTGCTCCACGACTTCCAGGCCGGCGAGGCCTCCCGCCGCAGGCACGAGCgcaagaaggagaagaggaaacTGAGCGGGGGCCGCCACGGCCCACACCACCAGCAGGATGCGCCGCTGGAGCATCCTCAGGGGGGCGCTGCTGAGCCGGGCGGAGTCGCGGGCCCTCAGGAGCCGCAGTGCGACCGTTTGGAGGATCCGCAGAGGCCCAGGCAGGAACACGGGGGCCACAAGAGCCCCAAAGCAGAGGCCAAGGAGCAAAAAGTGAGTGGGTCGGGGCCTCTATACtgtcagagaaagacagagcacTTTGATTTAGCCTATTGACTGTTACACTAGAATGTTACAGTACTAGTACAAGAAGTAGCCTCTATCCCTGGAACTACATAGTGctaaaacacaaatcaaaacatCCACCCTCCAATCACAAGCTGATTACACTCATTGTGTGATGCATGACCTTCTGTGTCATTCTCTGGAAATAATTGTTTCCCACTCATCTTACGAATGTGTATCATGGACCAAATAGCAGTTATGAAGGTGCTGCACAGCATTGATTTCTCTAGTGTGGATAAATGATGTTGATGCTCTGGTCTCTGGAGAGACTGTGTGATTAATCCTTTTATTGCGGCTTGTTCAGGTTCAGAAGCACTTACCCACAGTAATCACAGGCACCGGGTGCTGTAAGGCCCACGAGGTGGGGGACTTGGTGTGGGCCAAGGTGGGCACGTACCCCTGGTGGCCCTGCATGGTTTCCGGTGACCCCCAGCTGAGCGTCCACACTCGGATAAACACTCGAGGTAAGCCTGCTCCGCTCAAGGGTCTGCATGGGTCCTCCACAGCCTCCAACGTTCTTGATTTTCGGTGTGGGCATTTCAAGCCTTTGATTTAGCACTTTGTGTTTGCCGGCTCTTGATTTTGTTGGTCAGTGCGTTTGTTGGAACATCTTCCATTGGTTCCCATTACTGTTTCTATTGTAGGCTGTTCAGtgaaaattcaaaatgtttaGAAAATTAGAGGACTGCATTCTGTTCAATCAAAGCACACAATCTCCCGTAAAGTAAACCACCTGATTTTAGTATGTAGTTTTAGTATTTAGTAAGGGAGGATTTtcgtttataaaaaaaaaaaaaaaaaaaaaaaaaaggtccttgAGAACTCATGAGAGTGGTCCTTGAAGGCAGTTAGAAAGGTCCTTGGGGCTCTGTGGGAACTGTGCAGAGGGCAGTCTCCCTCCGTCCTGTGGCTCACGCGCTCCCTGGCGGCCTGCTTCCTCAGGGCACAGGGAGTACCACGTGCAGTTCTTCGGGAGCGTGCCCGAGAGGGCGTGGATCCACGAGAAGAGGGTGGTGGTGTACCAGGGCGAGCACCAGTTCGACCAGCTCCAAGCCGAGACTCTGCGCAAGACCTCCAACCCAGCGGAGAGGCACAAGGTACCTGcccacgtctctctctctctctctcgtggtcgctctcccactctccccgtcctcctcctctctctctctggatgaCTGGGATTGGTGGGGTGTGGATGGTGCAGATTCGGggtctgtttgttttggaagaACTGCTGTTAAAGGTTATGTCTGTGCTGTACACAGCTGTCTGATCTGGGCAGTCAGACAAATGCCTGAATAGGATGTACAGTGTCCTGGACTGTATTCTATTCTATTGCACCCTTATGCCATCTGttgtccttgtgtgtgtcttttattCTGTTACGAGGAAAAGAGGAACTTCCATTTTAGGAAGTGTTTTAATGGAAACTAAATGAAAGATGTTTTTCCGTGCTGTGATCTGCAGCTGCTGAAGCCCATCCCGCAGcgggagcgcgctcagtgggAGGTGGGCGTCGGCCACGCGGAGGACGCCTTCCTGATGACGCGGGAGGAGCGCATCGAGACCTACACCTTCATCTACGTGGACAAGGAGCCGGAGGCCCTCGCGCCCGGGGCCGGCAggctggagaggaggggggcgcggAGGTCCCGAGGCAGCGCCGGAGGGGGGGGCCCGGCCTCCCCAGAGGGGGAGCAGCCCGCCCGCCGGCTGCAGCCCCGCCGGCAGTGCAGCCTGACGGGCGCGGAGGAGACCCCCGACCGGGCGGAGCCATGCGCCGACCGCAGCCCCTCGGCCGGGCCCCAGGGCCCCGGGGGCCCCCCCGAGCCCCAGCAGCAGGCCCCCCCGGTGAAGACCCCCTGGAAGACGGCCGCCGCCCGCAAGCTTCTGCCCCTGTCCATCACCATGAAGAAGCTCAACGTGGAGATCACCAAGTGCGACTGGCCCCTCCCCCGAGACaaggccccctcccccaggaggacagagggggaggCCAGGCAGGCGGATCCCGGCTCCTATTCACCCAGGGTGAGCGCCTCTGGCTCCACCCTCTCTGCATACAGTCTACGCTGCTTTCCATTTTTACTGATAGCTTCTTACTGTTGAAGGTCATGAGAAATGGCTCAcattgtcttgtgtgtgtgattgtaatgGGAGTGGCTGCATATGCAGGGTAAATGGTAATTTCACTCAGAGTTCTCCGGTGCTTTGGTCCACAGGGCTGCGGCAGTAAGGCGGAGGCCGTCTCTAAGGAGCAGGAGAAGGCGGGTTCTGCCACAGGTCGGCGGAGTGAGCCGGGAGCAGTGCAGCATGGGTCGGCGGAGGCCCTGTCAGGTATGTCAGGCCCTaacagtgcacagcacacagcacacacactgaggcctaacagtgcacagcacacagcacacacactgaggcctACATGCGCACCGACGAGGCCTACAGGAGcacgaccacacacactgagacctaacagtgcacagccacacactgagACCTaacagtgcacagcacacagcacacacactgaggcctaacagcacacagcacacacactgaggcctaacagtgcacagcacacagcacacacactgaggcctaacagtgcacagcacacacactgaggcctaacagtgcacagcacacagcacacacactgaggcctAACAGTGCAcagcacgcagcacacacactgaggcctaacagtgcacagcacacacactgaggcctaacagtgcacagcacacagcacacacactgaggcctaacagtgcacagcacacagcacacacactgaggcctaacagtgcacagcacacagcacacacactgaggcctGTGTATAAGGGCGTGggcatgtgtgggtgcgtgcgtgtgtggtttgtgtgtgtgtgtgtgtgtgtgtgtgtgtgtgggcatgttaAATGCGTGTTCCGCATTCCCGCAGGGTCCCTGGAGCGCAAGCAGCAGCGCAGGTCGGTGAGGAGCCGCTCCGAGTCGGACAAGTGCACCGAGACCGTCCCCaagaagaagatgaaaaaggagcaggtgagagggtTTACTCCCCCCGCCAGCGTTTCGGGAACTTCAGAGGCCTCCGGCGCCCAGCGTCCTGCCTGTAATCGAATGGGTGTTTTGACACGGCCCTACAAGGAAAAACGCAAAGCCGGGTGGGGTGGATATCTGGGCACTTCTCTCACAGCTCTGAGCGAATGGCGGGCGGGGCGGCACGCTAGGTTAGCGGTAGCCTGGGACGGTGTCTCTGAGGGACGTTAACGGGCCCCGCGTTCAGTTCAGCGTGCTGTAGTCACGTGCTCAGGAGCGCTGCAGAGGTGTGCCACTCGTCTTCTTTCTCCCTCCGCTCTCTGCAGGCTGAGGCTGTGCCACTGACAGATCTGAAGACGGGATCGCAGAAAGGTATTTCACTgtttattaccccccccccccccccatccccatccccatccccatccccatcatCAACCTGCTCTTCCCCGATAAGAGCAGAAGTAGAGGGAGGGGCATTACTGTGCACTGGTATCAGCGCAGCATATCACAGCATACCGTTACTGCATGATCTTATCATCGTTGGTGGTTCTTTTttatgtgcagtttttttgCACAAGAGAAACTGGTATTGAAGTGATCCAACGTGTGCATTTTTTGGGCTGAGTTTTTAGCTTTTaggtctgtttttggttttaatcCAGGAGGCTTGTCCATTTTTATCACAGAAACGGTATCAGAATGAGAATGAATGTTACGGCTATTTCAGGAATGCAGCTAAGaaaaccaaactttttttttttttttttgcgttctTCTCTCTGAAGCCAGGTTATCACATTACACCCAATCTCGCAGATAGTGTCGTGTTTTTCTGTACGGGGGAGGTTGTATTGGTGCAGCTTTCAGAGGTGCAGTGATAAATGATATCTCCATGCTGTTGCCCATCCTTGTTTTGGAAACAGAGCAGACGTTTTCACCTAGTTGGCTACGGAAAGAACGTTCTGATTTGATTATCTTGAAAAAAGACTCAATGCCTAGGGAGAAAAAGTGTTTTGATGCTTTCGTTAGcttaaggaaataaaaagatGCATTATGATCAGGCGGAGGCAACTGGGACGTTCTCAGCTGAAGAACgaccattttgtttctctgcaCTGACGCCTGTGCCGATCTGTACGTGCTCAGACTGGCAGtgactctccctctcctcaggAGCCAGCGAGATCTCCGACTCCTGCAAGCCGCTCAAGAAGCGCAGTCGCGCCTCCACTGACGTGGAGATGGCCAGCTCCCAGTACCGCGACACCTCCGACTCCGACTCCAGGGGCCACAGTGACCCGCAGGTGGGCCCCTCCATCTGGGCTTCAGTGCAGCTGTCCACTTGAGTTTGGGTTTTTTTAGCCCTTTTGTCACATAATGGCTCTGCCTGATTGAACTCCTTGCCCTAATTACTAGGCCTTTCAGCTTTGGTCAGTGCTGGGCTGAAGTGCCTTTGGACATCATGATTCCAGCCTGAGACGGAAGTGATGTTAAAACCAGGCTTTCTAGCGTGTCTGGTTTGTGCCCACGGGCCGGGGCACTGCCACTGCCCCCCCTGCCCgtctcactgctgctctccccTGCACAGGTGGTCTTCGGGAAGTGCGCAGACAGCCCTGCAGCCGCAGACGCAGACGCCTCCGACGCGCAGTCGGTGGACTCCAGCCTGTCCAGGCAGGGAAGCAGCACGTCTAAGAAGGACACTGTCTGTCAGGTGGGTCACTCCTCAGGTAATGCACCTGtgctgacctgggatcagtttttacattttgcctTATAATGAATATGGTTAGGAGATGGACAGGGGAAGCCTGTTCCTACATCAGTCATCTTTATGAATATGGCCTCTGTTTAGCAGGAAGTCCACAGCTTTGACTTCTTTAAAGTTCTGGGTATACAGTCTCCAAAATGAGCAAAACATGTAGTGTaggaatttaaaaatgcacatagcAAAACGAGTATGTGGAGTTATTGAggtaatattttacttttttttttttttttcatttaaaaaatcatattttaaaaatcatttaaaaataaaacctggactggatttttataaaaactggactggatttttttttaaaaaccaggactggatttttataaaaactggactggatttaaaaaaaaacctggactggatttttataaaaactggactggatttaaaaaaaaaacctggactggatttttataaaaactggactggattttttcaaaacctggactggatttttataaaaactggactggattttaaaaaaaaaacctggactggatttttataaaaactggactggattttttttcaaaacctggactggatttttataaaaactggactggattttttttcaaaacctggactggatttttataaaaactggactggatttttttaaaaaacctggactggatttttataaaaactggactggatttttttcaaaacctggactggatttttataaaaactggactggattttaaaagaaaacctgtactggatttttataaaaactggactggattttaaaagaaaacctggactggatttttataaaaactggactggatttttttggTGATCCCAGTGTCACGGGTTAGACCCTTATACTCACACTCCACAGGCCTTTCATTCTGAAGCAGGACTGAACATAAGAGTTCTGCATTAGTATGCGTGtaattgtgtgtaatgtgtgtgtttgcttgtatgtgtgtttgtatacgcgcatgtccgtgtgtgcatTCTTGTGTTTGCAGGTATAGTAGGGAtaaggcagggcagggcggggcttgCAGacacaggggggcggggcagaaacaggggggagggcagggcacacagggaggggcggggcagaaacaggaaggGGTGGGGCAGACGCGGCTACCTTTCAGGGACAGCAGAGTCCTCTCCAGCGAGCTGAGGGCGGCGGCCTCGTCCCGGGCACAGACCTCCCACAGGAAGGAGTCGGTGTGGTGGTTCCACAGCGAGCAGGCAAAGCTGTAGATCCCCGCCGCcaactgcagagacacacacacacacacacacacacacacacaaccgcgcTCGTCAGTACATTCCCTCCCTTTAAACCCAAACCTCTCCGCCGCGCCTCTCACGGAAGAGACGCCATTTTGTTAAGACTTCCTGCGTTAGTGAAGGACCAGCGAATGAGCCCAGCCAGTGTCCGGTTAGCCTAGCGCTCACCCTTCACCAGCCAGACGCCTTTGCCTACCTCAGCAACGAGGAGGACAAACAAGGGCGACTTCCAGCCCGCCGGAACACACGGACATATTACACGGACACCGCGTACGGAGCCGAGAGACCTCCACCGTTACTCAGGGGAATGAAATTAAAGACGGAAAACTTCAGGGTCCACACCAAAGTCCCGGAACACCGCGTTCTTAACCTTAATCCAAGTAAAAACTGAACGAATGTGCTTTCAGTGCAACGGATAACTGAATAAGGCACGACGTTTGCTGTGCTTTGATTTTAGCTCGCAGGTGTGGACATGAGGTCCTAGGTTGGTCTTCAGGTAATGCTTCAAATGTCCCCACCCTTCTGCTCATCACAGTCGGATGTTTATCCGTGTTTTCCCAGATCTGCGAGTCCTTCGGAGATTCCCTGGTGAGCTGTGAAGGGGACTGCTGCAGGCTGTTCCATTTGGAGTGTTTGGGACTTTCGACCTTACCAGAGGGAAAGTTCACCTGCGTGGAATGTAGAAATGGTGAGCTTTGTTGTATTTACTTCTCCATTGTTTCAtgcctttcaaaaaaatttgGCATCTCCAATCCCAACCGTTTGGAATCTTCAGTTTGTGAACTGCGGCCACTGCTGCTGACTCCGGGGAGTAAAGACAACCTGTGAAACACACGGTGGcggccagctgcttcttttcgcCCTGCAGCCACAAGCCACACAGGCACTGagcgggggtggaggagacccagtCATACTCATACAAGCCAAGGGCCCCCACTCGGGCAATGAATACTGCTGTCTCCGTCCACTGTATTCCTCCTTCCGTATATCCCTTGGGCAACACAAAGTCATATATAAGCCATATGTCATCACCTTGGGTGCCTAGCGCCTGCAGGGCTGCCAAGCATAGTTGGCACCGGCACCATCGCGATGACTGGCATGGGTCGATCCGAGACCATGGAGCTCACTCGTGCTGCAAGCATCTCTTTGAGCGAATGAGCTGCCCAGCAGCCCGACTATGCCcagtttttaatgtgttttccaGTACAGAACTGGAACTGGGGGCCTAGCCCTTTGGAACAGCAGGTTCGTCCTGTAGAGCGCATGCtgttgctcttgttttttttttttttaaatgtatttttatattttttgcctgtctgcagtacagcagctgagctgcagtgcttATGACTGCTTCAGGCCTAGCTTAGCTGGTTTCCACAGATCACAGACACCTGCagaaaaaagagataaaaagaggaggcagaggaaaTCCTGGGTCATGCTATGCTAACTGTGCTTAGACTGTGCAGATCTCCCATTGCTCTGTGCTCTGGCATAGTTAAGACCCCTTTCTGTGGAGTGCATCAGTGCCACCACTGCGCTCAGAGCTAGCGCCTTAGCTGGATATGCTAACTGGGAGAAAAGTCATCCTTCTGTCAAGAGCAGCTGTGTTATTTTTAAGATATTATAATTAattctgggggggaaaaacattccCTCAG contains:
- the LOC135264895 gene encoding histone-lysine N-methyltransferase NSD3-like isoform X2, with protein sequence MDFSFSFMQGIMGNTIQQPPQLIDSANIRQEDVYDAGSDAGDDGGPSAYESALESGFSYPPSGSEDLPGITNGYPSVGLYEPQAKYAMYSQFSNGSANGYGAIRGYGDHCLLPGEGTVLRAPVVQEKPPSPAPHLHHPHLHHHHHHHHHPAHPLHPHSPPPLHVQHHPAPPHLMAHMQPPPPPLLLPSSPPAPSPMDSAPPHPPTLPPNATAAAPKKTSSPEIKLKIIKTYQNGRELFESSLCGDLLHDFQAGEASRRRHERKKEKRKLSGGRHGPHHQQDAPLEHPQGGAAEPGGVAGPQEPQCDRLEDPQRPRQEHGGHKSPKAEAKEQKVQKHLPTVITGTGCCKAHEVGDLVWAKVGTYPWWPCMVSGDPQLSVHTRINTRGHREYHVQFFGSVPERAWIHEKRVVVYQGEHQFDQLQAETLRKTSNPAERHKLLKPIPQRERAQWEVGVGHAEDAFLMTREERIETYTFIYVDKEPEALAPGAGRLERRGARRSRGSAGGGGPASPEGEQPARRLQPRRQCSLTGAEETPDRAEPCADRSPSAGPQGPGGPPEPQQQAPPVKTPWKTAAARKLLPLSITMKKLNVEITKCDWPLPRDKAPSPRRTEGEARQADPGSYSPRGCGSKAEAVSKEQEKAGSATGRRSEPGAVQHGSAEALSGSLERKQQRRSVRSRSESDKCTETVPKKKMKKEQAEAVPLTDLKTGSQKGASEISDSCKPLKKRSRASTDVEMASSQYRDTSDSDSRGHSDPQVVFGKCADSPAAADADASDAQSVDSSLSRQGSSTSKKDTVCQICESFGDSLVSCEGDCCRLFHLECLGLSTLPEGKFTCVECRNGSHSCFSCKTPGGEVKRCSVGGCGRFYHDSCVRKLPGASTDSKGLRCPQHSCATCCLERDLHKAAKGRMMRCLRCPVAYHTGDGCVAAGSLAITPHVIVCSNHSGSKKNGHVTSPVNVGWCFICARGGRLLCCESCPASFHPECLDMEMPEGSWCCSECRQGKKPHYKQIVWVKLGSYRWWPAEICNPRLVPSNIQTLKHDIGDFPVFFFGSHDYYWINQGRVFPYVESDKNFAEGQMSINKTFKKALEEAAKRFQELKAQRESREALEQERNSRKPPPYKFIKSNKPVGKVQVHVADLSEIPRCGCKPADESPCGLDSQCLNRMLQYECHPQACPAGERCQNQRFSRRLYPDSEVFKTQGRGWGLKTKQDLKKGDFVTEYVGELIDSEECRQRIKHAHENHVTNFYMLTLTKDRVIDAGPKGNFSRFMNHSCSPNCETQKWTVNGDVRIGLFTLCDIEAETELTFNYNLDCLGNGRTSCHCGAENCSGFLGVRPKSAVVMEKEEKARNAKLKPKKRKLKPESKQAHEYVCFCCGQAGELVVCDRKDCPKAYHLVCLDLSKPPYGKWECPWHQCSVCQSSASSFCDFCPSSFCREHEEGSLAPSALDDRPCCSNHDPDSPLDARLDLAEAPEKMEPAEPVSVAGE
- the LOC135264895 gene encoding histone-lysine N-methyltransferase NSD3-like isoform X1; its protein translation is MDFSFSFMQGIMGNTIQQPPQLIDSANIRQEDVYDAGSDAGDDGGPSAYESALESGFSYPPSGSEDLPGITNGYPSVGLYEPQAKYAMYSQFSNGSANGYGAIRGYGDHCLLPGEGTVLRAPVVQEKPPSPAPHLHHPHLHHHHHHHHHPAHPLHPHSPPPLHVQHHPAPPHLMAHMQPPPPPLLLPSSPPAPSPMDSAPPHPPTLPPNATAAAPKKTSSPEIKLKIIKTYQNGRELFESSLCGDLLHDFQAGEASRRRHERKKEKRKLSGGRHGPHHQQDAPLEHPQGGAAEPGGVAGPQEPQCDRLEDPQRPRQEHGGHKSPKAEAKEQKVQKHLPTVITGTGCCKAHEVGDLVWAKVGTYPWWPCMVSGDPQLSVHTRINTRGHREYHVQFFGSVPERAWIHEKRVVVYQGEHQFDQLQAETLRKTSNPAERHKLLKPIPQRERAQWEVGVGHAEDAFLMTREERIETYTFIYVDKEPEALAPGAGRLERRGARRSRGSAGGGGPASPEGEQPARRLQPRRQCSLTGAEETPDRAEPCADRSPSAGPQGPGGPPEPQQQAPPVKTPWKTAAARKLLPLSITMKKLNVEITKCDWPLPRDKAPSPRRTEGEARQADPGSYSPRGCGSKAEAVSKEQEKAGSATGRRSEPGAVQHGSAEALSGSLERKQQRRSVRSRSESDKCTETVPKKKMKKEQAEAVPLTDLKTGSQKGASEISDSCKPLKKRSRASTDVEMASSQYRDTSDSDSRGHSDPQVVFGKCADSPAAADADASDAQSVDSSLSRQGSSTSKKDTVCQICESFGDSLVSCEGDCCRLFHLECLGLSTLPEGKFTCVECRNGSHSCFSCKTPGGEVKRCSVGGCGRFYHDSCVRKLPGASTDSKGLRCPQHSCATCCLERDLHKAAKGRMMRCLRCPVAYHTGDGCVAAGSLAITPHVIVCSNHSGSKKNGHVTSPVNVGWCFICARATKKNIGKGGRLLCCESCPASFHPECLDMEMPEGSWCCSECRQGKKPHYKQIVWVKLGSYRWWPAEICNPRLVPSNIQTLKHDIGDFPVFFFGSHDYYWINQGRVFPYVESDKNFAEGQMSINKTFKKALEEAAKRFQELKAQRESREALEQERNSRKPPPYKFIKSNKPVGKVQVHVADLSEIPRCGCKPADESPCGLDSQCLNRMLQYECHPQACPAGERCQNQRFSRRLYPDSEVFKTQGRGWGLKTKQDLKKGDFVTEYVGELIDSEECRQRIKHAHENHVTNFYMLTLTKDRVIDAGPKGNFSRFMNHSCSPNCETQKWTVNGDVRIGLFTLCDIEAETELTFNYNLDCLGNGRTSCHCGAENCSGFLGVRPKSAVVMEKEEKARNAKLKPKKRKLKPESKQAHEYVCFCCGQAGELVVCDRKDCPKAYHLVCLDLSKPPYGKWECPWHQCSVCQSSASSFCDFCPSSFCREHEEGSLAPSALDDRPCCSNHDPDSPLDARLDLAEAPEKMEPAEPVSVAGE